In the Pseudolabrys taiwanensis genome, one interval contains:
- a CDS encoding glycosyl transferase, with protein MSAALIVALRPILVRYALARPNARSSHKVPTPQGGGIAVIASVVLATSIFTLVAPGAPDPSLVVICIATIVLAVTGAADDIRPLTPLSRLIIQSAAVLAMLYALPADLHIVPALPWWLERAALFVGSLWLVNLTNFMDGIDWMTVAEVVPVAMALALFGFFGALPAAATLVALALCGAMLGFAPFNMPVARLFLGDVGSLPIGLLLAWLLILLAQDHLAAAILLPLYYAADATITLARRAATGAQLTQAHRDHFYQHALDGGMTVMAIVSRVFWLNVALALLAAATLVNTSLALHVGAIILGCVLVGLTLLRFERAKT; from the coding sequence ATGTCCGCAGCACTTATCGTCGCTCTCCGTCCTATCCTGGTTCGCTACGCCCTCGCCCGCCCTAACGCGCGCTCCTCACACAAGGTGCCCACGCCACAAGGCGGCGGCATCGCGGTGATCGCATCGGTCGTCCTGGCGACAAGCATCTTTACCCTCGTGGCGCCGGGAGCGCCGGACCCTTCGCTGGTCGTCATCTGCATCGCAACCATCGTGCTCGCCGTCACCGGCGCGGCAGACGACATTCGTCCTCTCACGCCGCTGTCGCGGCTCATCATCCAGTCGGCGGCGGTGCTCGCCATGCTGTATGCCCTGCCTGCCGACCTGCACATCGTTCCCGCATTGCCGTGGTGGCTGGAACGCGCCGCGCTGTTCGTGGGCAGCCTTTGGCTCGTCAATCTCACCAATTTCATGGATGGCATCGACTGGATGACCGTCGCCGAGGTCGTGCCGGTCGCCATGGCGCTCGCGCTCTTCGGCTTCTTCGGCGCACTACCGGCAGCGGCAACGCTCGTCGCGCTGGCGCTGTGCGGTGCCATGCTCGGCTTTGCGCCCTTCAACATGCCCGTCGCCAGGCTGTTTCTGGGCGATGTCGGTAGCCTGCCTATCGGCCTCTTGCTCGCCTGGCTGCTGATCCTTCTCGCGCAGGACCATCTCGCCGCGGCGATCCTCTTGCCGCTTTACTACGCGGCGGACGCGACCATCACACTCGCCCGCCGCGCCGCGACGGGGGCCCAACTCACGCAGGCGCACCGCGACCATTTCTATCAGCACGCGCTCGACGGCGGCATGACCGTCATGGCGATCGTAAGCCGCGTATTCTGGCTCAACGTCGCGCTGGCTTTGCTGGCCGCGGCAACCTTGGTGAATACGTCGCTTGCGCTGCACGTCGGCGCGATCATCTTGGGCTGCGTTCTGGTCGGCCTGACGCTGCTGCGTTTCGAGCGCGCGAAAACCTAG